One Methanocaldococcus infernus ME DNA segment encodes these proteins:
- the frhD gene encoding coenzyme F420-reducing hydrogenase, FrhD protein — protein sequence MKTLIIGCGNLLFGDDGFGYYVIKKLESLNLGEDVEIIDAGAGGSYYLMGLVDENIKKIIIVDAIDFNLKPGEIKIVDIDELPNLKKYSFDAHNVQLAPYLKELSKKVEIKIIGCQVKEVPIPEIKIGLSKEVEEAVDKAVELILKELWGKNAKKYLVGEGK from the coding sequence ATGAAAACCTTAATTATTGGCTGTGGAAACCTCTTATTTGGAGATGATGGCTTTGGCTACTATGTTATAAAGAAGTTAGAATCCTTAAATTTAGGGGAAGATGTGGAAATTATAGATGCTGGAGCTGGAGGATCTTATTATTTAATGGGGTTAGTTGATGAAAACATAAAAAAAATAATTATAGTGGATGCTATTGACTTCAACCTAAAGCCAGGGGAAATAAAGATTGTGGATATAGATGAGCTTCCAAATTTAAAAAAGTATAGCTTTGATGCTCATAATGTACAGTTAGCCCCTTATTTAAAGGAGTTGTCTAAGAAAGTTGAAATAAAGATTATAGGCTGTCAGGTTAAAGAGGTTCCAATCCCTGAGATTAAAATAGGGTTGTCTAAGGAGGTTGAAGAAGCTGTTGATAAGGCTGTTGAACTAATCTTAAAAGAGTTGTGGGGAAAGAATGCTAAAAAATATCTTGTTGGGGAAGGCAAATAG
- a CDS encoding methanogenesis marker 15 protein, whose product MVKIALLTCGAEWSGVYKEIEKAAKEVGGELVFPEVSLDYIDEVEERLGFKVASANLKLMFARAMSLIEGNTDAEAAFIATCFRCAEGALVRNEVRKLIQENTKLPVVMYSFTERTKASELLTRMEALVTIVERKALLARKKQEGISLGIDSGSTTTKAVVMIDNKVAGTGWIYTKDVIESAKEAVDLALKEAGISFDQVETIGTTGYGRYTIGEYFKADLIQEELTVNSKGAAYLADKQEGEATVIDIGGMDNKAISLYDAIPDGFTMGGICAGASGRFFEITARRLGVSLQELGELAAKGDWRKIKMNSYCIVFGIQDLVTALAEGAKAEDVAAAAAHSVAEQVFEQQLQEVDVRDPVILVGGSSLLKGLVLAMEEVLGRKVIVPPYSQHIGAVGAALLSSGFRYKKIKA is encoded by the coding sequence ATGGTTAAAATAGCTCTCTTAACTTGTGGAGCAGAATGGAGTGGAGTTTATAAAGAAATTGAAAAAGCTGCTAAGGAAGTTGGTGGAGAATTAGTTTTTCCAGAAGTTAGCTTAGATTATATTGATGAAGTAGAGGAAAGGTTAGGTTTTAAAGTAGCATCAGCTAATTTAAAGTTAATGTTTGCCAGAGCCATGTCATTAATTGAGGGAAACACTGATGCTGAAGCTGCCTTTATAGCCACATGTTTCAGATGTGCTGAGGGAGCATTAGTAAGAAATGAGGTTAGGAAGTTAATCCAAGAAAATACAAAGTTGCCAGTTGTTATGTACTCTTTCACTGAAAGAACTAAGGCTTCTGAGCTTTTAACAAGGATGGAAGCTTTGGTAACAATTGTTGAGAGAAAAGCCTTATTGGCAAGGAAGAAGCAAGAGGGGATAAGCTTAGGAATAGATTCAGGAAGTACTACAACTAAGGCCGTAGTTATGATAGACAATAAAGTGGCTGGAACTGGTTGGATATATACAAAGGATGTTATTGAATCTGCTAAAGAAGCTGTTGATCTTGCTCTAAAAGAGGCTGGGATTAGCTTTGATCAAGTTGAAACAATAGGAACTACTGGTTATGGGAGATACACTATAGGAGAGTACTTTAAAGCTGACCTCATTCAGGAAGAGCTAACAGTTAACTCAAAAGGAGCTGCATATCTTGCTGACAAGCAAGAGGGAGAGGCTACAGTTATAGACATTGGAGGAATGGATAATAAAGCTATCTCTCTATATGATGCTATCCCTGATGGCTTTACAATGGGAGGAATCTGTGCTGGAGCAAGTGGAAGGTTCTTTGAAATCACAGCAAGAAGGTTAGGGGTTAGCTTACAAGAACTTGGTGAGCTTGCAGCTAAGGGAGATTGGAGAAAGATTAAGATGAATAGCTACTGTATAGTCTTTGGAATTCAGGATTTAGTTACTGCCTTAGCTGAGGGAGCTAAGGCTGAAGATGTTGCTGCAGCAGCAGCTCACTCAGTTGCTGAGCAAGTGTTTGAACAACAGTTACAAGAGGTTGATGTTAGGGATCCAGTAATCTTAGTTGGAGGAAGTAGTTTATTGAAAGGTTTAGTCTTGGCTATGGAAGAAGTTTTAGGAAGAAAGGTTATAGTTCCTCCTTACTCTCAACACATAGGAGCTGTAGGAGCTGCTTTATTATCTTCTGGATTTAGATATAAGAAGATAAAAGCTTAA
- a CDS encoding S-layer family protein, producing MKKILFLLILLPLVNAYVIYVNTSTPDYENSKILLNELFDSREIFFNDTYVKIVFNNIYYKPLVNSTVNIDNLTINLDSGVLEYVIPIKENITINGKSYKLLKKKNSEVIYKGEEKEITTKYELKFLNKSIKVELISLDGNSVTIKLDNKSVILHKKEPKIIDNLVIEFCNYTKLLNSYSFTFKVSPIIILKRGEEFPMDKRFLVEDIKDNKIILKLKDKFNGSISINGKRYSIKKIKNNILKIRILYSKDFPLNESEYIDNNFFIFNHSLYYKDKEIKENKIIYLGEINPGLGLDVNDDIILIGGPVVNPYTKLLIKMNLILNISNTYPGDDKGLIIKIKNPQNPNHYIYILAGSNRVGTKKAINYFVNNYNGENEVLVK from the coding sequence TTGAAGAAAATTTTATTTTTGCTAATTTTATTACCTTTAGTTAATGCCTATGTAATATATGTTAATACTTCAACCCCTGACTATGAAAACTCTAAAATTTTGCTAAATGAGTTATTTGACTCAAGAGAAATCTTTTTTAATGATACATATGTTAAGATAGTGTTTAACAATATTTACTATAAACCTTTGGTTAATTCCACAGTAAATATAGATAATCTTACTATAAACCTTGATTCAGGAGTTTTGGAATATGTAATTCCTATAAAAGAGAATATAACTATTAATGGGAAAAGTTATAAGTTGTTGAAGAAAAAGAATAGTGAAGTTATTTACAAGGGAGAGGAAAAGGAGATAACAACAAAATATGAATTGAAATTTTTGAATAAAAGTATTAAGGTTGAGCTAATCTCTTTAGATGGAAACTCTGTAACTATTAAATTAGATAATAAGTCAGTAATACTACATAAGAAAGAGCCTAAGATTATTGATAATTTAGTGATAGAGTTCTGTAATTATACAAAACTTTTAAATTCCTATTCTTTTACTTTTAAAGTTTCTCCAATAATTATTTTAAAGAGGGGAGAAGAGTTTCCTATGGATAAAAGATTTTTGGTTGAAGATATTAAAGATAACAAAATTATCTTAAAATTAAAAGATAAGTTTAATGGCTCTATTTCTATCAATGGAAAAAGATACTCAATAAAGAAGATTAAAAATAACATCTTAAAAATTAGAATCTTGTATAGTAAAGATTTCCCACTAAATGAAAGTGAATATATTGATAATAACTTCTTTATTTTTAACCACTCTCTCTACTATAAGGATAAAGAAATAAAAGAAAATAAAATCATTTACTTAGGAGAAATTAACCCAGGCTTAGGGTTAGATGTTAATGATGACATTATCCTCATAGGTGGACCTGTTGTTAATCCATACACTAAGTTATTAATTAAGATGAACCTAATTTTAAATATCTCCAATACTTACCCAGGAGATGATAAAGGTTTAATAATTAAGATAAAAAACCCACAAAATCCTAACCATTACATATATATCTTAGCAGGGTCTAATAGAGTTGGTACAAAGAAAGCTATAAATTATTTTGTAAATAACTACAATGGAGAGAATGAAGTTCTTGTTAAATAA
- a CDS encoding methyl-accepting chemotaxis protein, translated as MKKILLIFLVSYFIILINLIIFKGNLAIALVSSLLSSIFITLLAIKVLTDELDKLLLEVIKKLEKGESYNLKYFKLKVIEKIKEILENLKKCKKKIKEMNAELKKTFDELLEAFKEFEKGNLSVRLNENRKRNKLQKIFNRALDKLTNIIENIRKEVLELNTQIEILKEQAKRSKELAEQLSDAAQQVATAASDQTEKIHDIKDEIEKTHELAKKTELLSKEGEEMSLNVMQKIDNGLNKVENAVNTMEKINEVIERLSKAIEELGNKSKKINEISVLIKDIAKQTSLLALNASIEAARAGDAGRGFAVVASEIKKLAEEIGRSIEDINKTVEEIQNQIDRTVELGNLGKKEVENGVLAIDEVNKVFLEIKDSIHSTAEKIKSIRESADITIENMGQALRDIQDLASISEQFTATAEELTSTVEEEKKIVEELEKVIDNLNKVSKSVRDSIMKIKTTRDISVDEAHRLLGDPDWIFVNVVPRAKYDGKIPGSLYIPIEELEDRLNEIPKDKKVIVYCKLGFTSPRGYQILKKHGYDVYNLEGGLKAWKERGYEVER; from the coding sequence GTGAAGAAAATATTGTTAATATTTTTGGTGTCTTATTTCATTATCTTAATTAACCTTATAATATTTAAAGGTAATTTAGCAATTGCATTAGTGTCCTCACTACTCTCTTCTATATTTATCACTCTTTTAGCCATTAAAGTATTAACTGATGAGCTTGATAAGCTACTTTTAGAAGTAATTAAAAAATTAGAGAAAGGAGAAAGTTATAATTTAAAATATTTTAAATTAAAAGTTATTGAAAAAATTAAAGAAATATTAGAGAATTTAAAGAAATGCAAGAAAAAAATTAAAGAGATGAATGCTGAACTCAAAAAAACTTTTGATGAGCTTTTAGAAGCTTTTAAAGAGTTTGAAAAAGGAAATTTATCAGTAAGATTAAATGAGAATAGGAAAAGGAACAAGTTGCAAAAAATTTTTAATAGGGCTTTAGATAAGCTGACAAATATTATAGAGAATATTAGAAAAGAGGTTTTAGAGCTAAACACTCAAATAGAGATATTAAAAGAGCAGGCTAAGAGATCTAAAGAGCTTGCTGAACAACTTTCAGATGCTGCTCAGCAAGTGGCTACAGCTGCATCTGATCAAACTGAGAAGATACATGATATAAAAGATGAAATTGAGAAAACCCATGAGTTGGCTAAAAAGACAGAGCTTTTATCTAAGGAAGGGGAGGAAATGTCATTAAATGTCATGCAAAAAATTGATAATGGGTTAAATAAGGTTGAGAATGCTGTCAATACTATGGAGAAGATTAATGAAGTTATTGAAAGATTAAGTAAAGCTATAGAAGAACTTGGTAACAAGTCTAAAAAAATAAATGAAATCTCAGTTTTAATTAAAGATATTGCAAAACAGACAAGTTTATTAGCTTTAAATGCCTCTATTGAAGCAGCAAGGGCTGGAGATGCTGGGAGAGGCTTTGCTGTAGTTGCAAGTGAAATTAAAAAGCTGGCTGAGGAGATTGGTAGATCAATAGAAGATATAAATAAGACAGTTGAGGAAATACAAAATCAGATAGATAGAACTGTAGAGCTTGGAAATCTTGGGAAGAAGGAAGTTGAAAATGGAGTTTTGGCAATAGATGAAGTTAATAAAGTATTTTTAGAGATAAAGGATAGTATTCACTCAACAGCTGAGAAAATAAAGAGTATTAGAGAATCAGCTGACATAACCATAGAGAATATGGGACAGGCTTTAAGAGACATTCAAGATCTTGCCTCAATCTCTGAGCAATTTACAGCCACAGCTGAGGAATTAACTTCAACAGTGGAAGAGGAGAAGAAGATAGTTGAAGAGCTTGAGAAAGTGATAGATAACTTAAATAAAGTTTCTAAGTCTGTTAGAGACAGTATTATGAAAATTAAGACTACAAGGGATATAAGTGTTGATGAAGCTCATAGACTCTTAGGAGATCCTGATTGGATATTTGTTAATGTAGTTCCAAGGGCTAAGTATGATGGGAAAATTCCAGGCTCTCTTTATATCCCAATAGAGGAGTTAGAGGATAGATTAAATGAGATTCCAAAAGATAAGAAAGTTATTGTCTATTGTAAGTTAGGATTTACAAGTCCAAGAGGTTACCAAATTCTTAAGAAGCATGGTTATGATGTCTATAACTTAGAAGGGGGATTAAAAGCTTGGAAAGAAAGAGGTTATGAGGTAGAAAGATGA
- the radB gene encoding DNA repair and recombination protein RadB, giving the protein MLKNILLGKANREMITQIYGFPGVGKTNVCIMNVVNYAKEGKVIYVDTEGGLFIERIRQITDDDKVIENLLIYNVYSFKEQDEIIRGELPLLSNISLIVVDNIISLYRLEVSSDAEKNMSLNKMLGQQLKTLLKVAKIRKIPIIITNQARDTIEGFEATGGRILEYWSKCIVRLEKNSERLAILEKHPYAPQQWVKFKITNKGIEII; this is encoded by the coding sequence ATGCTAAAAAATATCTTGTTGGGGAAGGCAAATAGGGAAATGATAACCCAAATCTATGGATTTCCAGGAGTTGGTAAGACAAATGTTTGTATTATGAATGTTGTCAATTATGCTAAAGAGGGAAAAGTGATTTATGTAGACACTGAAGGGGGCTTATTTATTGAAAGAATTAGGCAGATAACTGATGATGATAAAGTTATAGAGAACTTACTAATCTATAATGTCTATAGTTTTAAGGAGCAAGATGAAATTATAAGGGGAGAGCTTCCTCTTCTGTCTAATATAAGCTTAATTGTTGTTGATAACATTATTTCCCTATATAGATTAGAGGTTTCAAGTGATGCTGAGAAGAACATGAGCTTAAACAAGATGCTTGGGCAACAGTTAAAGACTCTTTTAAAAGTGGCTAAGATTAGAAAGATTCCAATAATTATTACTAACCAGGCAAGAGACACTATAGAGGGCTTTGAAGCTACAGGAGGTAGAATATTGGAATATTGGAGTAAGTGCATAGTTAGATTAGAAAAGAACTCTGAGAGATTAGCTATTTTAGAGAAACATCCCTATGCTCCTCAACAGTGGGTTAAATTTAAAATAACAAATAAGGGAATAGAAATTATTTAA